TGTAttgagaaaatgtttctttggaagaaaataaataagataatttcatttttttaaaaatatggtaatattaataataataataataataataataatatacttttttttttttttaaagtaaaactatttttaaaactgTAAATTTGGTAGATGTAATTAAgatttaatggagaaaaaagttGCTGGAGAAGAAAAATGGTTATTGTATAAGAATAGGCAATTTCTATCCTTTTTGAGGaggaaacaaaaaccaaaaatacatttggagaAAATAGTCCATTTTGAAGACAATTCAATGAGCACTTTTGCGGCTCTATCCAAGGGCGCCGTCGCTCCCCATATTCCTTTCCAATGCTACATTGAGCAAGGACAAGCGCGACCGCTTGAGTGGATTTAACCCGCTCAAAGTCCAAACAAGGGAAAGGCTTTGGTTTCAACCAGTCTGCTGTTTTATTTGCATCTGTTTGGTTCCACAGAAAACGCCGAGGAAACTTTCACGAAGGCTCCTTCGCAGAGGAAAATGTGGAAACGGGAACAATGAAATCCGACTGGGAGGCATCCACACGTGCTACTGTAACTGGAAAAGTTGTGAAGAGTTCCTTAGCTGCATTCACACAGGAAACTGTGAGCTGCACTACGGCCAAAAAAGGTTGACGTTTCTGGATCAAGCTAAAATGCGCTTTAAGCGTTAACCGGGTCAATTTTGGATTGACCTTTTGAATGTCCGATTGTTTGAGTACTTTTTGCCCAAGGTGCAAAATGCATTTGCAAGGACGTCTACTTgtgtgcctttctgtgactcttccagtctctgtcTCGCAACCTGCCGATGACACTCgaaaccaggggtgtccaaaccttCGTTGCATTCAGAAAAATGGAACGGTGCAAGGGCCACTATAAAATAACTTTCATTTAGGTATTCAACACACTCAAAGCAATCCGTCAAGCAATTACACGTTGTTCGGATATGTTTTTGCAAAACTGCCAAGTCACAGTTTTGTGTTAGGGGTGATCAAGCAAACGGTTGagggtttttttggggtgcaGATTCGCCAATGCGCAGAGCAGCAGCTGACTGTCATCTTTTACGAGAGTAACTTGTAGTCAAGCTGACACATTTGAACCATCCCGCTCATTAACGGGATATGTTTACAAACTGAAACTTGATGCGGAGCAGGAAGcggaggaaaacatttttgcttgtgaaatGAACTTGATTCACCGTCATGGAGAAATTTGATTGCTTTGTCTCTGGAAAAACGATACGAAACCAATTCATCCGTAACGCTAATAGTTGTGGTTGTCAGGGGCGTCGTACgtggagaatgtttttttttttgtaaatgcgCAATGTTATTTGGAGTATATGCCGGGGGGCaggccgcaaatggcccccgggccgtagtttggacaccgCCGGCTCGCAGGTTTCGCTCCGGACCCGGCCCGAGTCCATTGGGTTACGAGCCTAATCACGGGAGGAAGTCAACTCCTAAGGCAAGGCACGTGCGCGGTCCGGTCCGTCCCCGCTTTCTCCGGCTCCGCAGCGCCCCCCGTGGCCGCGGGCCTACATCGCGAGCCGTTTACCTGTTGATGATGCCTTTGATCTGCGAGTCTTTCTCCAGCTGCTGCTGGCGCAGGCGCCGCTCGCTGTCCTCCAGCCGGTTCTGGTACTGGAGCAGGATCTTGTTGGTCTGCTGCTCCTGCGTCAGCATGCGGCGCTCGTACTCCTCCAGCTTCTTGTGCGACATCACCAGACGCTCCTTCAGGCAGTTGATCTCCTCCTCGTACTCGCGCACCTGCCGGACGACGGCAACTCTTTTTATGCACGACAACCTCACTCTCATCGGCTGACGCACACGTCACTCATCGCCCACCTTTTGAAAGGGAAGTAAACCtacaattgctttttttctttgtgcaaGAATACGTCGGATGCGTGTGGAGCAAGAATAACAGACTACAGTAAACAGCTTTGACAGCACCAAAATTACGACAATGTAGTTTGATATACTTGagtgcaccaaaaaaaaaagaatcctctGACAGACTGGAACTCACcaaaaaccaaaagaaaaagtgctCTGACTGCACCATAAATCGACATCCCATAAATCTGCTCTGACAGCAGCACAATGAAAACGATGCGGTTTGATGGATTTGAGCGCAGCGACAACAAACAGAAATGCGATCTGGCAGCACCAAAGGGCGACGAGAAGGCGGGCACGGCGAGACCCACCCTGTCCATGCGCGACTCGTCCATGCTCTTGGAGTACTCCTTGAGCTTGAAGTCCTCGCGGTCGATTCTCGAGCTCTCGATGTCGGCGGACAGGTGCGGCATGTTGGACACCCAGGCCACCGTCCGCTCATTGGCCGGCGTCGGCGGGTTGAGGCTCGAAGGCGCCTGCGAGCCCTGCGAGGAGAGACAACGTCAACGCCGGGAGCGGGAACCCGCGGAGGACATCCGATTATCTGCGAGAGACGAGCCGCAACGGCTGCGTGAACGTCGGTTCTGTCTGAGAGGGGCGAGCAAGTGAATCGGTTTGCCGCATTTGCCGCTACATTTTTAGTCGCTAACGTCGATCCGCTACGCATCTAATTATGTGAACGCGCAAAGCCGCGCCGGCCGCTGGAACGCGCACAGGATGGGCTTTTTGACGCAGAACCCCGCAAAATTTGCCAACTTCAGAGGTTGTGTCAGGTGGATCTGACCCGGGTGTTTGCCGCCTATCAGAGGCGGAAGTTGTGTTGAAAGGATATATCGTCACACATCTCATTATGTGAATGTGTGACGCCGCAACGGCCGTGTGAACACACATTTCGGTGAGCTGCAAGTCGCAGGAACGTGTGATCATCGCTTTACTGGTAACAAAATCATTGGCTTTCCAATGTTTTGACTGCAAACCTACTGCGTTGGAGGTTTAGCGCAATTACTTCTGCGGCACCTTCGTCATGAAGAACCTTTTGATTCAAGGGCGAAAGGTTTCTGgaagttttgggttttttttttttttctgtgattaTTTCAGAAGTGGAATTTGTGTCTTCCTATGGGCTCaccgcctgtgggaggggccataggggtcccccggtggcaaggccccgggggtgaatgagattcgcccggagttcctaaaggctctggatgttgcggGGCCGTCCTgcttgacacgcctctgcaacatcgcgtggacatcggggacagtgcctctggattggcagactggggtggtgacgcggagggtgtgttccaactacagggggatcccactcctcagcttccctggtaaggtctattcaggggtgctggagaggagggtccgtcgggaagtcgaatctcagattcaggaggagtagtgtggttttcgtcctggtcgtggaacagtggaccagctctacacccttggcagggtcctcgatggtgtagagtttggtccgcatatctggcagtaagtcggactcgttcccggtgagggttggactccgccaaggctgccctttgtcaccaattctgttcataacttttggacagaatttcaaggcgcagccaaggcgtagagggggtccggtttggtggcctcagtattgcagatgatgtggttctgttggctacatcaagccgtgacctccaactctcactggagcggttcacagccgtaTCTTCGGGtattgttcacaagtgagggaagaatggaacgggagatcgacaggcggatcggtgcggcgtctgcagtggtgcggactttgtatcggtctgttgtggtgaagaaggagctaagccgaaaggcgaagctctcaatttaccggtcgatctacgttcctaccctcacctaccgaaagaacgagatcccggatacaagcggccgaaatgagtttcctccgcagggtgtccgggctctcccttagaggtagggtgagaagctcggtcatccgggaggatctcggagtagagccgccgctcctccgcatcgagaggagccagatgaggtggctaaccggggacgacccgggacacgttggagagactacgtcacttcggctggcccgggaacgcctcgggatcccctcggaagagctggaggaagtggctggggagacggaagtctgggcgtctctgctaaagctactgcccccgtgacccgacctcggataagcgggagaaaatggatgaatttgtgTCGAAAGGAATTGTTGCCACACAACTTATTATCTGAACGCGTGAAGCTGCAACGGCTATGTGAACTTGCATTTTGGCGAATTCTGTCTGAGAGGGATGAGCTGGACGTCTTTTGTTTCCTGTAAGTTATTTATTGAAAGGAGCGTCCTGACCCTAGTAACGACATCAccgtttttctgttttttactGCCATCTACTGCATTGGAGGTGTAGTGCCGTTACTTCATCAGCCCGAGGAAGCTTTTTCTTCCAGGATTAAACACACACTAATTTATGGAAATGAGCATCTTTGTCCACAGCAACAGCATCATTGTTTTTCCGTCAAGCGCCACCTACTGCAGTGGAGGTGTAGTGTAGCTAATTAGCCAAAAGATTTGTTCCCCTGCAAATACCGGATGGAAAAGCGCCGTCTCACTGGCCTGTTTGCCGAGGTTGGGCTTGAGGAGGTTCTGCTGCTGCGgctgaggctgctgctgctgctgctgctgctggggcGACGTCTGAGCGGCGGGGCTGCCGGTGCCCTGCGGGCTCCCCGACTCCCGGACCGAGCTCTGCTGGCGAGGCAGCCCCGGCGCCGCGTTGTCCTTGACGGACAGCTGCCGGCCGCCTCCGCCGTGCTGCGGCCTCCCGGCCCCGTAGGCCGACTCGGGCGATTGGAGGAGGTTTCCGCTCTGCGGCCGCGACTTGAccggggcggcggcggcggcggcggcgctgaCCGACAGCTGGTGGGACGTCTGGGATTTGACCCgttgggcgggaggcggcggACCTCGGGGCTGGACCGTGGAGGGAGGCGTGGCGGCCAAGGACGAGTGGGAGGTGCCCGTCTGGGAGGTCAGGCCCAtcatctgctgctgctgctgctgcatgtTGTCCTGACGAAGGACAAAGCAAATGGTTTGTTAGCATCTTAGCTTCATCCCTCAAAAGCGAGACCGTCGTCATTTCGAAAGATTTGAATTTAAGTACTTCCACTTCGAATGTGGAGGTCCAATAAACACctcattattattgtatatttatattgtcATTCTCAAAGATcaaaatgtctatttttttccccaatgtatATTTTTCCCAATATTGCTATTTTGGGACATttagtatgtaaaaaaaatgttttcatcattTATATTCCTATGGAATATGTATACCTTAATTccctaaatatttatttaaaataattttcatttgtattcattttagaATTAACCTTATTATATATATTCCTGCATTCATTTGCATGTTTCCTAATTTACGTAGCGTACATTCTCCCACATAAAaagatgcatttaaaaaaaataataattgtaatgcacttgaaaatattttttcatagtcatccattttatatatatatatatatatatatatattgtgttaaTAATTTTCTAAATACAGCatgtatttcaaaatgtaaGTGTATAATTACAACCTCTTATGTATTTACTATTTTTATGAGtgaaatcatttcttttttccgtaattcatatttattttcaaacattttgtaattttcccAAATGTGTAATGTAAGATTTACTTGACTGTTTCCTGTTTTCAATCATTGATTTTAcaacgtacatatatatatatatttaaaagatacacattttaattgagtTTATAAATGAGTCTAACATGCAACATTACAGATACATCTCAATAAAGTTCAAGAAATATATTCgaatttattgagctgtacctGTATTTTGTATGAGTAAAATagattttgtcaaaatgtatacgagaaaaaaaaatggaccatATTTTCTAATGTACAGCATACTTTTGcgcaatgtattattattattctctgaATGGATCTTTCTTGGACTCTTTTTGCCTTTAAGTGACGTTTCAAACAACATTTGTCCTCGTGACGTCGCAGCGGCGACGGGAATTCGCGGTACGTCCGTAGCGCACCTGCATGTGCACGGACATCTGCCGGCGGGCGTAGTCGGCCCTGCCGTAGTCGTCGCTGTAGCTGTGCGAGTGGATGATGCTGGGCTGGCCCAGGTGGCCGTCGCGGGTCCTGAGGGTGGACAGGTCCTCGCTGCGGGAGAAGCCCCCGTGGGCGAACTGCGGCACGTAGCTGGGGTGCGAGGGCTCCGGCTCGGGGGCCAGGAGCAGGGGCGCGGGGGGCTGAGCGCGCCCGTGCTGCGGCTGCCGGTGCGGGTGCCGGGGCCCGTCCGCCGTCGCCAGGTGAAAGAGGGGATTCTGGAAGGAAAGCGGGTAGCGCATGGCGGCGgcctgctgttgctgctgctgggaCAGCGAGTCGGCGGCGCTCATCCGGCTCGGCCGCAGGCCGCCGGACACGCCGGAGCCGCCCGACAGCCTGCCGCCGGCCCGCGGCTGGCCGCCGAGGCCCGAACCCAGGCCGCCACCGCCTCCGCCGCTCAGCCCCCCGAAGCTGCCCATGCCGGCGATGGAGGCCTGGGAGGAGTTGAGCATGTCCACCGACTGCAGGTTAGACACGCTGTTCATTCGGGAATCCTGGAGGTCCATCATATAGATAGGCTTTTACTGACACTGAGccgccccgcccccgcccctcGAACTTTGACATGAGCGCGGGTGATATGGGTGAGGGTGGTGCGGGCGCGTTCACGGCCGGGCCCTGATATCGCTACGGCCTCAGAGTATTTGCCGGCAAATACCCTCCGGGATGAAAAAACAAGCAGATGTCAtgatacagtgttcccccgctatatcgcgcaATGTCGCCCGCTATTCGGCGATCGCTTTTAGAGTTTACGGGCAATTCCCGAAATTCACTAAACAATTCAGACTTATGACCGCGTCCGTGTTAGGTGAGACGGTTTTGAAATTCGGACGTGTGCGCCTTCAGTGTGGTACCGCGTCGTGCCGCAACGTGCCGGGCAGCGCCGAGCTCTACTGGAAGACGTGCAGCAaaattaacagcaagaagaagagacaAAGAAGGTCCCCGACGAGTCATCGTCGTCGTTCGTACAGAGCAGCGCGAACACCGTATATGTTAAAGGAGGACTTGTCTGAAGGTTTACCATTACAGCTacgctaatttccgttagcccatCGATCGCATTATATTTTAGCACAAAACTAGCTGACTTTCATTATTTCCTTATGAAATGATGTGGTTTGATTGATCGGTTTTGctctttaaatatacaatgtctaattctgttttgttttctgtgttcAAGCTACCGTAACATCCATGCTGATATCAATTTTGCATTAGATTTTAGCATGACCTGAGCAGGCATTTCCAATAATATGGTTAGGTAGAACATTTTGGTGTGCAAGTACACAATGTTGAATCGTCTTTCGTTTCCTGTGTCAGTTTTTCAGGAAACTTCAAACGGGAGTGACAATTGAGCAGCTTGAAGCGAGCACGCTTTGCCTCTTCTTTGGAGAACTACTTGAGTGAGCATGAGAACAAGCGCTcaggaacatttaaaaaaagtgttttgaaatcaatttaaatgtgtttgaagttCGTGAGAGGGGGAAcgtttttggtattttttgtttACGGTGTGCTACATCGCACGTGAACCTGGAACGGATCCCTCCGATTAACGGGGGCTCACTGTGGACTCGATCACGGGAGATTCCACAGAGTATGACGGCATGCTGGTCATACTCATCTCCCGGTCGATGGGATGGCGAGCGATGCCCACGCCGCTCACCTTGGCGTCGGGTTCGGTGATGTCGGAGCTACTGGTGCAGTAGGCGGGGCTGGAGCGAGCCAGCGGGGGGCGGGACACGTAGAACACGTCTTTGGACGAGGCTCGGTGGAGGAGGCGGTCGCGGTCCTGAAAGCTCATCTGGGAGCGGGACGGCATCACCCCGCCGGTGGAGGTCGGGGAAGGCAGGCGGGTGATGTCCATGGAGCTGGCCGATTTGTCCCAATCGGACAAAGAGAAGGCAACATTTGACTGAGAAAAACTATCAACGTGGGACAAAAGTTTCACAACAAACGATAACGATTtggcgagagaaaaaaaaactctatttAACCACAAATAGctacatttgacaaaaaaacaaaaaaataataataataataataataacaacagatATATATCAACatgtaagggggaaaaaaaaaaaaaatcacaaatttgaCCAAAAAGATTAAAACTATAAACATTTGCATCCATCCAGACTTGCCGACACTGGAGACTGCGAAGGGGCAGCTACCTGTTGAGGTCCCTCATCAGGAGGTTCTGGAATTCGGACGAGATGCCCCGGTGGAAGGCGGGCCGGGACAGGAGCCGCTCCGCCTGCTGGCTGGGCTGCCGCTGCAGGTGCGGGTTGCGCAGAGCCATGCTGATGTCGTTCAGCAGCCGCGGCAGAGGGCCCAGCTTGATGATGGCGTCCTGGCGGACGGGTACCCGCGTCCGACCGATCACAATGGGACAAAAAACATCAGCAAgaggtgaaaaaaatataaaagacaaACCGTTCAATATGTGacaagaaacaaacatttgacaaatgcatcaaaagatgaatatgtgacaaaaatgtttaaaaatcctGACAAACGTATCAAAATACGACCAAAAAAGATTTGACAAACTGTTACCAAAAGTAAAGATCgacatgcaacaacaacaaaaatcgaCAAATGGATCAACACATGACAgcaaaaagtaaagaaaagaaaatagtgacaaaaagatgacaaaaaatggaacattttaaaactgATCAAATGTGACCCAAAAAATGAATATGTCACCAAAAGATGAAAGACATAAAAATGTTTCCACTTGTCCGATTGTCCGTTGGTACCGGCGTGCCGGCGGCTACCTTGCTGAGCTGGGCCATGACCTCCAAGAGGAGACTGTGGAGCACAGAGAGCTCGCGGCCCAGGTCGATGTAGCCCTCGAAGCCGCCGGCGTTGCTCACGCTGTCCACGTTGGAGATCTCGAAGAGGAACTGCTGCATGGAGCCCCACTCCATCTCCACAAACTCGTTCATGAAGCACATGTACTCCTCCTTGTTGCCGAACCTCAACGGGAGCAGTCACACATGCGCACGCGCACATACATCACTGCTCTTAGTCTTGGACAGAACCACCGCAAAAATAGCCCAACGTCTATTCTGTACCGTCTCAAGAAAAGGTTTACGTTTTCTTCAAAATGTGtccgtttttcccccccccccccccaagattgTCGAGAAACTTTTGTTTAATCAACTCAGccatttcttgaacttaaatggacttttttgacaaattccaatcaggtttctgaactcatcacagtacaaaatctgctcttatcaaagtgctaaaagATATGAGGTTGAacactgactcgggaaaggtttcaattctggtcttgttggaacTCAGTGCGATTTTTGATTTGCTAGATCATAACATattgctgaacaggttggaaacgtgggtaggactaaatggaacagtcctaaaatggttcaggtcctacctggagtaaatgagttattttgtaactattgggagtgttcaatctcatcgattGGCAATGACCTAAGGGGTAGCTCAAGGGTCAGTACTTGGACACCTCCCGTTCAGCCCGTATATGCTACCCtggggtcaaattcttcagaactttaattttgactatcatagctacgcagatgacacacagttatatctagatgactacagttcaatagAGGTGTTGTGTCACCGTCTCAAACAAATGCATAACTGGATGAACCGAAACTTTCTTCacttaaaccacaacaaaaccgaGATAATTGGCAACAGAGATAACAGGATTGCTGTTAGtcaatacctggagtcactctctttaaaaaccaaagaccaagtccgaaaccttggtgttctgatagattctgacctgattttcaacagtcatatcaaatcaatttctaaaactgccttttaccatctgaagaacatatccagagtgaaggcttgcatctGTCGAGCAGACCacgagaagctcatccatgcgtttatctcaagtagacttgactattgtaatggtcttctgactggactccctgaAAAGAGCATTATACTGCTGCAGCTCATTCGGAATGCCGCAGCTCGGGTTctaaccagaacaaagaggtcagataaatattactccaattctaaagtctctacactggcttccagtctgctttagaatagattttaaagttctgctactggtctataaatcactaaacggtttagctcctgaatacatgaatgaaatgctaatggaatataaacccagtaggggtctgagattgacagactcgggtcaaatagtggagcacagagtcagaagcaaacacggtgaagcagcatttagcgattatgttgccaacagaagtgacgtcagccccaagtgggcatgttttgaagtccaggttaaaaacttctcttttctcatgcttttttgaatgctttgaatcatgtaaagcacattgtgttcaaatgtgctatataaatacatttgctttgcttccaAGTGAAAACGTTTGTCTAtgtttcagtgaaaaaaaaagacaaaaaaatgataaaaacaaactgtcaaaatgtgaatttttcccaacccccccaaaatctaaatttgacaaaaaaatatatttaacaaaaaagatCCAATTCTGATAATGTAGCATTTttcttgcaaaaaacaaaaacaaaaccagaaATGTAAAgccatgtaatgtaatgtaataaggCAAATTTGACCCTCCAAAAAGCCTACAAAAAAACTATCAAAATCTGGAAGGTACAACAAAAGGTGACAAAAGAAACTAgcaaatttgacaaaaaaatgtgaccaGAAAATATTTGACAATAATATCAAAATCTGGCAGCAAAATGTGACCAGAAAATATCCAAAAGGGGCCGTGTTTGgccagagcacaaaaacagttctTCAGTGAATAACACAAGACGTAAGTCCGCCAAAATAAAACCTAAATGCGTGTGAAGTGGCGAATGCCGAAGCAGGAAGAAAGCGCGGGGCTTTCACCTACTTGGAGAAGTTGGCGAGGTTCTGCACCACTTTGGCGATGAGCGTGAGCGTGCGCGACGTCTGCTCGTCGGGGTATTCCTGCGTCAGGTTGAAGAGCGACGGCGACATGATGGCGGGACACAGGAAGCGCAGGAAGAGCGAGCCGCTGATCAGCCGGTCGGCGATGTCCTCGCGCCCGCGCTCGGCGCAGCGCACTCGCCACGAGGCGAACACCTCCTTCAGCTCGCGCGGGAACACGCTGCTGGGACACGGGAGGCGTTCACGGCTACGCACAAAAGCTTTGCTCATGTTGTCTTCGAGCCATttagcaaaacccaaaaacattaGGTCCAGGGGTGGCgaaaccccccacccccgatgGTGAGGACTGGTTATCGGGCCCCCGAAGTACGGTGCCAATGTTCCTTTTCCATTAATCCATCAGTTTAGTTAAATAACAGGGAAATGGTGCGTCTAGCATCGAGGGACAGATTCGAAAGTTCAACCGCATCAGTCAACTCAACGCtaggctacaaaaaaaaacaaatgggcaAACGGGGGTCAAATTGTGAGAAATAATCTTAAATGTGACCCCAAAACGATGGatatgtgacaaaaaaataaataaaacttgacAAACGGATCCGaatgtgacaaaacaaaaaaatgtgacagaaaatgatcaatgtgacaaaaaacaaacgttTGACAAATAGAttccaaatttgaaaaaaaaatttttttttttttttttttttaattagacaaAATGGagacaaatgtgaaaaataaaaataaaaacgaccCTGTAATTTTTCTTGTGACGTCATCACCAATCGTAGAATGTCCCGTTTACGTCACGCCATTGGTGAGTTCGCCAGTAGCGCCGTGCTTGGCCCCCCTGTGAATCGATTTCGACGCAGCAAGCAAAATGTTTTGACCCCGTAGTTGTGTGTTCAAATTTCCCCCCCATTGGTGAAATGGAATTTGGATGGTTCGAATGTAGcaccaaacatgcatggtttgaATGGACCGAGCAAGTTGTTTTCTGACTGGACTTGTCTGGCAAAAGGTTTGTCCGGCCCTCGGCTCCAGTCTGGCGACCACACTAGAAACGGTCTCGAACCGCCACTGAGTTACTCACCAATGGGAAGTGACGATCTTGCAGAGGGCCAGCTCGCAGCACATTCTCAGGTTGGCCTGGTGGTCGGGCAGCACGGAGGGAGGCGTTCGCATGGGGTCCACCTCGCAGTTTTCCTCCGACTCGTACAAGGCGCGTATGAACTCCCCTGGAGGAACGGCAGGCGATCGTCACCAACGaactcaaaacatttcctcAAAAAGTGGCtccaggcctttattgactcCATTTCTaggcatctatttgagggaggagttcagttttcatttatttttatcatcattGGCCTTATGTTTAAATTAATAGTGCTGGTCGTACCATTTGCCAATTTGAAAGAAGGCATCTAATGGTGGGAGGTGTTTGGTCGGAAAAAATGTTAGCTGATGATTGGttgatgttttgtttctcaCCTAAAAATAAAAGGGAGGAGTTTATTTACTTAGTCGCCAGCTGTACCAAGTGTCTATTTGAAAGAAGGCTCCCTCTAATAGAGGGAGGTGTTTAGTAGTACAAGTATCCATGTGGAGCTTGACACACTGATGTTGCTTAGTTGGTTAATTAgccgtgctaatgctaattgtcaatttttacaaataaaagggGAGAGGCGCTTATTTTTTTCCACGTGGCAGCCGGCGACTGATTAAGACGTCTCTTTGAGGAAATATGCTAATTCACTCAAATGTCGGTTGAatgtgtttgtatacaaatgaaCGAATGTAAACAAAAGAGCACCTCACTCTCTTTCTGTTCCTTGCGCCTCCTTTCGCCTTCCTATCAAACATCTGCCACTTGTGCTGAGGCGTGATAATCGCCTAATTCAATTTGCGGTCAACCCCCCCGAGGgagaaatgtgtaaaaatagcTTTTGACTGTGCTGGAAAATCAAACACAAGTCGCCACAAGTCGCCTCTCTGTCAGACCCTCCTAGAAAATGCCTCCTCCAAATAAAAGTTTTGACTATTTTGAAACAGAAGTTGACATCACAAGTCACACAATCAAATCACGCAAATCCACGAGACTAAGATGCTAAGCTAACATAGCATACGGCTCGCAGAGCAAAAATGCCGAGCTGGCGATGGAGACGGAGGCGAAACGGGAGCAGAGAGCTAGTCGCGTACcatagctaatgttagcattttagttAACAGCAGCATACAGACGATACAAAGACATCGTTAACCTTGGAGCACACAAAAGGTTTGCTGGgtttttaacacaaaaatagCTGTGGATGGCCTACTTGCTCCATCCAGAGcctgttatttattttgctaaGTTTAGATTTTTGGAAAGGGAACAAAACAACCTTGGGAAGAGGTGTGCTTACtgatttttgagacaaagatgacTATGCGGAGTGCCGCATAGCTTGAAAAGGTGACATTTGAAGATGCACAAGTAGCAGGGAATGTACCAACCGATGGCATCCTTGAGGTACTTGTGTCCGATGAGCTTGAGGTACTCTTCGATGGCTTTGGTGGCCAGAGTGTTCTCTCTGAAGATAAGGTGCTCCCGGTCTATGAATCGGTCCACCTCGCACATGGCCATGTCCGACAGGAAG
The genomic region above belongs to Phyllopteryx taeniolatus isolate TA_2022b chromosome 6, UOR_Ptae_1.2, whole genome shotgun sequence and contains:
- the syngap1b gene encoding synaptic Ras GTPase activating protein 1b isoform X6; amino-acid sequence: MILLGLSAFEGKLGRALPPGLRRVCRIAVFDARCAAPPSYHQHHRHLLHLHHHQQRSQQVLAFHGAPPAYERPPYGRPSYEHPSDERPPPDRWNARLRVSPGKPSHMLDQEEVHPLLMRERRSESHRNKLLRRTVSVPVEGRHHPEMDHRPRRKSIATGKQPSMDVPPTAPLQPFRQSVSNPPACSLSLPLAPPRAAARARGRRAGGTPPLAPSPLSPAASSALRLRREKDGGAPPLPRSLPLSPCLSLPLPRSPSSSSPPFSYWGGDWRAAARSPAAGGSLTAALPPTESFLSRRLKGSIKRAKSQPKLDRTSSFRHMILPRFRSADQDRTRLMQSFKESHSHESLLSPSSAAEALDLTLDEDAVIKPVHSSILGQEYCFEVTTASGTKCFACRSAAERDKWIENLQRAVKPNKDNSRRVDNVLKLWIIEARELPAKKRYYCELCLDDMLYARTTSKPRTDTVFWGEHFEFNNLPAVRNLRLHLYKETDKKRRKEKSTYLGLVSIPISSITGRQFVEQWYPVIQPSVLTKGTGVGGGGKIINASLRLKSRFQTMNILPMELYKEFAEYITNNYRTLCAVLEPVLSVKSKEEVACALVHILQSTGKAKDFLSDMAMCEVDRFIDREHLIFRENTLATKAIEEYLKLIGHKYLKDAIGEFIRALYESEENCEVDPMRTPPSVLPDHQANLRMCCELALCKIVTSHCVFPRELKEVFASWRVRCAERGREDIADRLISGSLFLRFLCPAIMSPSLFNLTQEYPDEQTSRTLTLIAKVVQNLANFSKFGNKEEYMCFMNEFVEMEWGSMQQFLFEISNVDSVSNAGGFEGYIDLGRELSVLHSLLLEVMAQLSKDAIIKLGPLPRLLNDISMALRNPHLQRQPSQQAERLLSRPAFHRGISSEFQNLLMRDLNSSMDITRLPSPTSTGGVMPSRSQMSFQDRDRLLHRASSKDVFYVSRPPLARSSPAYCTSSSDITEPDAKDSRMNSVSNLQSVDMLNSSQASIAGMGSFGGLSGGGGGGLGSGLGGQPRAGGRLSGGSGVSGGLRPSRMSAADSLSQQQQQQAAAMRYPLSFQNPLFHLATADGPRHPHRQPQHGRAQPPAPLLLAPEPEPSHPSYVPQFAHGGFSRSEDLSTLRTRDGHLGQPSIIHSHSYSDDYGRADYARRQMSVHMQDNMQQQQQQMMGLTSQTGTSHSSLAATPPSTVQPRGPPPPAQRVKSQTSHQLSVSAAAAAAAPVKSRPQSGNLLQSPESAYGAGRPQHGGGGRQLSVKDNAAPGLPRQQSSVRESGSPQGTGSPAAQTSPQQQQQQQQPQPQQQNLLKPNLGKQGSQAPSSLNPPTPANERTVAWVSNMPHLSADIESSRIDREDFKLKEYSKSMDESRMDRVREYEEEINCLKERLVMSHKKLEEYERRMLTQEQQTNKILLQYQNRLEDSERRLRQQQLEKDSQIKGIINRLMAVEDEIRGGHVIEPKTTRIFPDQGRRQSILVQPRLAPVPPRVSRRTSFPPWVQQTPV